Genomic window (Acidobacteriota bacterium):
TCTGCCGGGCGCGATCTTGCGAAAAAGATAACTTCGGCTCTATTTTTTCAGGAGAGTCGAATTGCCGCCGCCCGCCGGATTTGACTGGCTTTGCTGTTTCTTAATGTCATCTTCCGAAACTCTCGGAATAGTGAAATCCTCGGCGATCGAGACAGGGTTGCTGGCGACCAGTTTGTCTAGGATTTCTTTTTCCTTAACAGCTTGAAGTTTGGTTTTGACATGCTCTTTAACCGGCACGTCCTTGCCGTTCGGATCATTAGGGTCTTTGACCATGGTCGAAAGAAGAATGTGCCGAACGTCGTAGGATAGTTTGACCTGACCGTCCGAATCTCTAGTTTCGCCTTTTTTGATGAGTTTGATGATGTGATACCCGTAGTTCGTTTCGACGAGGGCCGGCGACATCTGGCCCGGCTGAAGCGCGAGCGCCGCGTTCTCGAACTCCGGAACCATCTGGTCCTTGACGACGCCCTCGTAGAGTCCGCCCTTGTCCTTGCTGCCCGGATCCTCCGAGAATTTCTTTGCAAGCGCTGCGAAATCCTCACCGGCCAACGCACGCTTCAAGACGTCTTCGGCTTTCGCTTTCTTCCCGGCAGCGACGTTCAGTTCCGGATGCTCCGCGATGTATTTCGCGATGTCGGCATCGGTCACTTCCGTCCGCTTAGCAAGGACTTCCTGATACTGGCGGGCAAGGAACTGCGCCCGCTGAAGCTTGCTTTGGAGCTCGGTCTTCGCCAAGAACTTAGGCGATACCGCGCCTTCTTTGACCTTCTGGCGCGCTTCTTCATCGTAGATCTTTACCTGCGCCAATTGCTGGCGGTACTGTCTGAGTTCCTCCTCGCTCGGCGGCGCGTTTTCCTTCACCGCGTTGTTTTTTTTCGTTATCTCGATGTTGAGTGCAACGAACTGATCAAGTTCCGCCTTGCGGCGCCTTGCGGTCGAGTTTCCGAATATTCCCGACGGCTCGCCCTCTCCATAAAAGGCGTTGATCTGCTCCTCGGTAATGAGCCCGAAGGCCTCGGTCGCGCCCTTGTTCTTGCGGATCTCCTGATCGTAGCTTTGGGCCCAAACGGCCGAATCGATGAACTCGAGCGCACGCCGCGCATTCGTGGTATAGATGCTGTTGTCCTTCTGCGCTTCGCTCGCGAGCGCAAACAGTTGCTTCAGATTGTCGACCTGCTGCTTCTTCTCTTGGGAATTCTCAGCGAGGCGCTTTAGAAGGACCGGGTTCGCGTCTTCCAACAGAAGTTCCATTTCCTTTTTCGTCAGCCCATTGAAACGTTCGTCCAGGGCCCTACCTAAATCACCGCCGCCTTGCAGCTTTTGATAACCGAAATAAAGTCCGACCGTGATTCCTCCTAGCAACAAAACGCCCAACAAGACGCCCAGAACTGCTAGAAAAGCTGATCTTGTCTTCGTAACTCCTACGGTCGGGCCGCTTTTGGCTTCCAAAAAAGCTGGCGAGAAGGATGGAAGCGGCTCGTCCGGCCGCGGAATATCAGCAGGGGGCCTTGGCACGAAGACCGGTTCTGTCGGCGCAGGAATATGAATGTTCGACCGGCGAACAATGGTCTCCTTTTCCGTCTCCGGTTCGATCACGGGAACTGTTGGCAGATCGTCTCTTTGAATACCTAGAACTTCGGTCGCCGCAGACGTCGGATGAGCGATTTCAAAAAAGGCACTTTGCAACTCATCGCGCATTTCGGCGGTCGTTTGGTACCGGTCTTCGGGCTTTTTTGCCAAGACCTTACGGACAATATTCCGCAAACTCTCCGGAATTTCTGCCGGCAGCGGCTCGAAATCTTTGGTCAGAACCGCAAACATTCTTTCCGTCGGGTGCTCCTGCGGAAACGGCAATTCGCCTGTCAAAAGCTGATAAAGAACGACCCCGACCGACCAGATATCGGTCTGAATGCTGCGTTTGCCGTCGAACGCTTCGGGCGACATATAGGCATCGGTCCCGATGATCGTGGAACTCTTGACGGTCGTGCTCATCGCCCGCGAAATCCCGAAATCTGCGAGACGTGGCATATCGCCCTGCAACAGAATATTCTGCGGCTTGATGTCGCGGTGAATGATCTTCTGACTGTGAAGATACTCGAGGCCGTTGAGAATTCCGATCGTCATCCCCACCGCTTCTTTGAGTGCAACGCGACCGTCACGGCTGATCTTGTCAGCCAGCGAACCGCCGTTCGCGTATTCGCTCACGATAAGAACCTGACCGTCGATGATGTCGGCGTCGATGATCGGCAAAACATTCGGATGCCCCGAAGCCTGTTCCCAGAGTTGGGCTTCCTGACGAATGGCATCGAAACTTACCTGTTCCTCGAACGGTAATTTGACGGCGACCTTTTTGGTCACGAACTGCGAGTGCTTTTCTGCCAGCCAGACTTCGCCGAAACCGCCTTTCCCGAGCTTTTGAAGGAGTGTGTAGCCGCCGATCTTTTGGCCTTCCAAAAACATTCGGATCTCCTGCTTCCTTATGTGAAATGTAGCATATCTCCAGTGATTGTGAAAGACGTTCGGGAAGACGGAAAGAATCGACAGTATGCCCGAAATCAATGCGGAAAGCGGTTTTAATCCCTTTCCGTTTCCTTGATAAATCGCCGATCGTCGCGTCGGTTGACGCCATCCGCGCGGAACCGGAACGTTCCCGCGCGTACTCGGCCGGTTCGTTCGCGAAAACCATGGTTTTCGTTCGAAGAAGCGATCCGGAAGATGAGCTCGATGCCGGCCCGACGCTTGGGCTTGAAGGATCGCGGTCTGATCAAAAAAGGATTTCGCGCCGACGTTGTGCTTATCGATCGCGACCGGGTCATCGACAACGCGAAGTTTGCCGACCCGCAGAAGACCGCAGCGGGTATCGATACCGCTTGGGCAGGCGGAACTCCTGTTTGGGAAAACGGAAATACGACCGGAAAACTTCGCGGCTCGGTCCTGAAAAGATAGGAATTCGGAAATCGACCGTGCGGGCCGAGGCCCGTTCACCGCTCTTCTGCGATCAGATTGATCTTCGAGATTCCTGCGTCACGCAGAACTTCGAAAAATGCGATCGCGTGATCTTTGCGCACCTT
Coding sequences:
- a CDS encoding protein kinase codes for the protein MFLEGQKIGGYTLLQKLGKGGFGEVWLAEKHSQFVTKKVAVKLPFEEQVSFDAIRQEAQLWEQASGHPNVLPIIDADIIDGQVLIVSEYANGGSLADKISRDGRVALKEAVGMTIGILNGLEYLHSQKIIHRDIKPQNILLQGDMPRLADFGISRAMSTTVKSSTIIGTDAYMSPEAFDGKRSIQTDIWSVGVVLYQLLTGELPFPQEHPTERMFAVLTKDFEPLPAEIPESLRNIVRKVLAKKPEDRYQTTAEMRDELQSAFFEIAHPTSAATEVLGIQRDDLPTVPVIEPETEKETIVRRSNIHIPAPTEPVFVPRPPADIPRPDEPLPSFSPAFLEAKSGPTVGVTKTRSAFLAVLGVLLGVLLLGGITVGLYFGYQKLQGGGDLGRALDERFNGLTKKEMELLLEDANPVLLKRLAENSQEKKQQVDNLKQLFALASEAQKDNSIYTTNARRALEFIDSAVWAQSYDQEIRKNKGATEAFGLITEEQINAFYGEGEPSGIFGNSTARRRKAELDQFVALNIEITKKNNAVKENAPPSEEELRQYRQQLAQVKIYDEEARQKVKEGAVSPKFLAKTELQSKLQRAQFLARQYQEVLAKRTEVTDADIAKYIAEHPELNVAAGKKAKAEDVLKRALAGEDFAALAKKFSEDPGSKDKGGLYEGVVKDQMVPEFENAALALQPGQMSPALVETNYGYHIIKLIKKGETRDSDGQVKLSYDVRHILLSTMVKDPNDPNGKDVPVKEHVKTKLQAVKEKEILDKLVASNPVSIAEDFTIPRVSEDDIKKQQSQSNPAGGGNSTLLKK
- a CDS encoding amidohydrolase family protein; protein product: MTPSARNRNVPARTRPVRSRKPWFSFEEAIRKMSSMPARRLGLKDRGLIKKGFRADVVLIDRDRVIDNAKFADPQKTAAGIDTAWAGGTPVWENGNTTGKLRGSVLKR